One window of the Bradyrhizobium sp. NP1 genome contains the following:
- the rpe gene encoding ribulose-phosphate 3-epimerase, whose translation MSQPFTPRPLVIAPSILASDFAKLGEEVRAVDEAGADWIHLDVMDGHFVPNISYGPDVIKALRPHTRKIFDAHLMIAPCDPYLEAFAKAGCDHITVHAEAGPHLHRSLQAIRALGKKAGVSLNPATPASAIEYVIDLIDLVLVMSVNPGFGGQAFIPSALGKISDIRAMTAGRPIDIEVDGGVAPEVAGELAAAGANAFVAGSSVFKGGTKEAYKANIAAIRERALLARGEAV comes from the coding sequence ATGTCCCAGCCCTTCACGCCACGCCCGCTCGTCATCGCGCCGTCGATCCTGGCGTCCGACTTCGCCAAGCTGGGCGAAGAGGTTCGCGCCGTGGACGAAGCCGGCGCCGACTGGATCCATCTCGACGTGATGGACGGCCATTTCGTGCCGAACATTTCCTATGGCCCCGACGTCATCAAGGCGCTGCGCCCGCACACAAGGAAGATCTTCGACGCGCATCTGATGATCGCGCCCTGCGACCCCTATCTGGAAGCCTTTGCCAAGGCGGGCTGCGACCACATCACGGTCCATGCCGAGGCCGGCCCGCATTTGCACCGCTCGTTGCAGGCGATCCGCGCGCTCGGCAAGAAGGCCGGCGTGTCGCTCAATCCGGCGACGCCGGCAAGCGCCATCGAATATGTGATCGACCTGATCGACCTCGTGCTGGTGATGTCGGTCAATCCGGGGTTCGGCGGCCAGGCCTTCATCCCCTCCGCGCTCGGCAAGATCAGCGACATTCGCGCCATGACCGCGGGCCGGCCGATCGACATCGAGGTCGATGGTGGCGTCGCGCCCGAGGTCGCCGGCGAGCTTGCCGCGGCCGGCGCCAACGCCTTCGTCGCGGGCTCGTCGGTATTCAAGGGCGGCACCAAAGAGGCCTACAAGGCCAACATCGCCGCGATCCGGGAACGGGCCCTGCTCGCCCGCGGCGAAGCGGTCTAG
- a CDS encoding K(+)-transporting ATPase subunit F: MKSLGLGWLRRTKMIFDYSLAALVAAGLLFYLIYALLRPERF, translated from the coding sequence ATGAAGTCTCTTGGACTGGGCTGGCTGAGGAGAACGAAAATGATTTTCGATTATTCACTCGCAGCTCTCGTCGCTGCAGGCCTACTATTCTACTTGATCTACGCCTTGCTGCGGCCTGAGCGATTTTAG
- a CDS encoding cyclic nucleotide-binding domain-containing protein, protein MELYADLSAILNRILDTAADNFRVAKILIQLGLDPSNVTYDALLNRLLEIVLANITLANMFALIGAIFFVATLLMQTMVPLRVANMAGCTFFATFGALSGNITTFLLYLLLLPINAVRLRQMLRLVRKARNAAQGDMSMEWLKPFMTERRYRRGDRLFRKGDAATEMFLTVTGRFLVKEIGVELPPGRLMGELGFLTPNNQRTGTVECIDDGQVLTITYDRLLELYFQNPQFGYYFLVLTSQRLLENIARLERVIAQQNAGPQTTAAGDAP, encoded by the coding sequence ATGGAGCTCTATGCAGACCTTTCGGCAATACTGAACCGCATCCTCGATACGGCCGCGGACAATTTCAGGGTCGCAAAGATTTTGATTCAACTGGGTCTCGATCCCAGCAACGTCACCTACGATGCCCTGTTGAATCGGCTGCTCGAAATTGTGCTGGCCAACATAACGCTTGCCAACATGTTCGCATTGATTGGCGCCATCTTCTTTGTCGCTACCTTGCTGATGCAGACGATGGTGCCGCTGCGCGTGGCCAATATGGCAGGCTGCACATTCTTCGCGACTTTTGGCGCGCTTTCCGGAAACATCACCACTTTTCTGCTGTATCTGCTGTTGCTGCCGATCAATGCCGTTCGCCTCCGTCAAATGCTCAGGCTCGTTAGGAAGGCGCGTAACGCGGCGCAGGGTGACATGTCGATGGAATGGCTCAAACCGTTCATGACCGAACGCAGATATCGGCGGGGCGACAGATTATTCAGGAAGGGTGATGCGGCTACCGAAATGTTTCTCACCGTCACGGGGAGATTCCTGGTCAAGGAAATCGGCGTCGAGCTTCCACCAGGGCGTCTCATGGGAGAACTTGGCTTCCTCACCCCCAACAACCAACGAACCGGGACGGTCGAATGCATCGATGACGGACAAGTTCTCACCATAACCTATGATAGGCTGCTTGAACTCTACTTTCAAAATCCGCAATTCGGCTATTACTTTCTCGTCCTGACCAGCCAGCGCCTGCTGGAAAACATCGCGCGGCTCGAAAGAGTCATAGCGCAACAAAATGCCGGACCGCAGACTACGGCTGCCGGTGATGCGCCTTGA
- a CDS encoding bifunctional serine/threonine-protein kinase/universal stress protein encodes MARPRIEPGAVIDGFTVGECVHSGGMATLWSVTHPGVEVPLLMKIPRVAEGEDPAAIVSFEMEQMILPRLSGPHVPACFGTGDFARQAYVVMEQIAGQTLYRRLPDLPLAYEEAREMVAKIATALADLHRQNVIHHDIKPSSIMFRPSGEAVLIDFGLSHHNHLPDLLQEEFRLPYGTAPYMAPERLLGVRDDPRSDLFSLGVLLYFFTTGVRPFGETETLRGMRRRLWRDPYPPRALKADYPPWLQEVVLRCLEIEPVWRYPTASQLAFDLAHPGQIKLTARSERLKRDPLSTVWRRRFNRGLQLPRPKSDVAAQLASSPIVVVALDTEEGSVPLNEALRVTTQQILATLPAARLACVNVLKLGRITIDRTLDESGNNKHVGRLVALHHWAQPLKLDDSRLTAHVLEAIDPASAIVEFANANQVDHIIIGARQNSMMRTLLGSVASKVASEAACTVTVVRPPRLAGEGAQEEPAEQRDMPPTP; translated from the coding sequence ATGGCGAGGCCGAGGATCGAGCCAGGCGCAGTCATCGACGGCTTTACCGTCGGCGAATGCGTCCATTCCGGCGGCATGGCGACGCTGTGGAGCGTCACCCATCCCGGCGTCGAGGTGCCGCTGCTGATGAAGATCCCGCGGGTCGCGGAAGGGGAAGATCCGGCCGCGATCGTCAGTTTCGAGATGGAGCAGATGATCCTGCCGCGGCTCTCCGGCCCGCACGTGCCGGCCTGTTTCGGCACCGGCGATTTCGCGCGCCAGGCCTATGTCGTGATGGAGCAGATTGCCGGGCAAACGCTGTACCGCCGGCTGCCCGACCTGCCGTTGGCCTATGAAGAGGCGAGGGAGATGGTCGCGAAAATCGCGACCGCGCTCGCCGACCTGCACCGGCAGAACGTCATCCATCACGACATCAAGCCGTCGAGCATCATGTTTCGTCCCTCGGGCGAGGCAGTGCTGATCGATTTCGGCCTGTCGCATCACAATCACCTGCCGGACCTGTTGCAGGAGGAATTTCGCCTGCCTTACGGGACCGCGCCCTACATGGCGCCGGAGCGCCTGCTGGGCGTGCGCGACGATCCGCGCAGCGACCTGTTCTCGCTCGGCGTGCTGCTCTATTTCTTCACCACCGGGGTACGGCCGTTCGGCGAGACCGAGACGCTGCGCGGCATGCGCCGGCGGTTGTGGCGCGATCCATACCCGCCGCGCGCTCTCAAGGCCGATTATCCGCCCTGGCTGCAGGAGGTCGTGCTGCGGTGCCTGGAGATCGAGCCGGTCTGGCGCTATCCCACGGCCTCGCAGCTCGCCTTCGATCTCGCCCATCCCGGGCAGATCAAGCTGACCGCGCGGTCGGAACGGCTGAAGCGCGATCCGCTCTCGACCGTCTGGCGGCGCCGCTTCAACCGCGGCCTGCAACTGCCAAGGCCGAAATCCGACGTCGCGGCCCAGCTCGCCTCCAGCCCGATCGTGGTGGTCGCGCTCGACACCGAGGAAGGCTCGGTGCCGCTGAACGAGGCGCTGCGAGTCACGACCCAGCAGATCCTGGCGACGCTGCCGGCGGCGCGGCTCGCCTGCGTCAATGTGCTGAAGCTCGGCCGCATCACCATCGACCGCACGCTCGACGAATCCGGCAACAACAAGCATGTCGGACGGCTGGTCGCGCTGCATCACTGGGCGCAGCCCCTCAAGCTCGACGACAGCCGGCTTACGGCCCACGTGCTGGAGGCGATCGATCCGGCGTCGGCGATCGTCGAATTCGCCAATGCCAACCAGGTCGACCACATCATCATCGGGGCGCGGCAGAATTCGATGATGCGTACGCTGCTCGGCAGCGTCGCCTCCAAGGTCGCCTCCGAGGCCGCCTGCACGGTGACGGTGGTGCGGCCGCCGCGCCTCGCCGGGGAGGGGGCGCAGGAGGAGCCGGCGGAGCAGCGGGATATGCCTCCGACCCCCTAG
- a CDS encoding metallophosphoesterase family protein: MLLAIFADIHANRQAFAACLEAARARGAERMILLGDYVGYGADPEWTVDTVMGLCEAGAVAIRGNHDSAISEFSATMNAEAQAAIEWTRGRLGAAQRRFLADLPLTAAEEDRLYVHAEASNPQRWRYVQDPADAVRSMVATSAHVTFCGHIHVPALYSMSAAAKMTSFVPVAGVPVQLLKGRQWLAVLGSVGQPRDRNPAACFVLFDTTSGEITYCRVPYDIELAARRIRENGLPSWLADRLAIGR, translated from the coding sequence GTGCTGCTCGCCATCTTCGCCGACATTCACGCCAACCGGCAGGCTTTCGCCGCCTGTCTGGAGGCCGCGCGGGCGCGGGGCGCGGAGCGGATGATCCTGCTCGGCGACTATGTCGGCTATGGCGCCGATCCGGAATGGACGGTGGACACCGTGATGGGGCTTTGCGAGGCCGGCGCCGTCGCCATCAGGGGGAATCACGACAGCGCGATCTCGGAATTCAGCGCGACCATGAACGCCGAGGCCCAGGCCGCGATCGAATGGACGCGGGGCCGGCTCGGCGCGGCCCAGCGCCGTTTCCTTGCCGATCTGCCGCTGACGGCTGCCGAGGAGGATCGCCTCTACGTCCATGCCGAGGCCTCGAATCCCCAGCGTTGGCGCTATGTGCAGGACCCGGCGGACGCAGTCCGCAGCATGGTGGCGACGTCGGCGCATGTGACGTTCTGTGGCCATATCCATGTGCCCGCGCTCTACTCGATGTCGGCGGCGGCCAAGATGACGAGCTTTGTGCCGGTGGCCGGCGTGCCGGTGCAGCTCCTGAAGGGCCGGCAGTGGCTTGCCGTGCTCGGCTCGGTCGGGCAGCCGCGCGACCGCAATCCGGCCGCCTGTTTTGTCCTGTTCGACACGACATCGGGCGAGATCACCTATTGCCGCGTGCCATACGACATCGAGCTGGCGGCCCGGCGCATCCGCGAAAACGGCCTGCCGTCCTGGCTGGCCGATCGTCTGGCGATCGGGCGCTAA
- the purB gene encoding adenylosuccinate lyase has product MIPRYTRPEMASIWEAQTRFKIWFEIEAHAADALAELGVIPKEAAKTIWAKARDATFDVARIDEIERETRHDVIAFLTHLAEIVGPEARFVHQGMTSSDVLDTCLNVQLVRAADLLIADVDKVLAALKKRAFEHKMTPSIGRSHGIHAEPVTFGLKLAYAYAEFSRARERLVSARKEVATCAISGAVGTFAQIDPRVEAHVAKAMGLIVEPISTQVIPRDRHAMYFATLGVVASSIERLATEIRHMQRTEVLEAEEFFSEGQKGSSAMPHKRNPVLSENLTGLARMVRAYVTPALENVVLWHERDISHSSVERMIGPDATVTLDFALNRLAGLIDKLLVYPANMQKNLDRLGGLVHSQRVLIALTQKGASREDAYRFVQRNAMPVWRGEGDFKTLLKNDADVKKYLSDAEIEEQFDLGYHLKHVDTIFRRVFGKA; this is encoded by the coding sequence ATGATCCCCCGCTACACCCGCCCGGAAATGGCCTCCATCTGGGAGGCGCAGACGCGTTTCAAGATCTGGTTCGAGATCGAGGCGCATGCGGCGGATGCGCTGGCAGAACTCGGCGTCATCCCCAAGGAAGCCGCCAAGACGATCTGGGCCAAGGCCAGGGACGCCACCTTCGACGTTGCGCGGATCGACGAGATCGAGCGGGAGACCAGGCACGACGTCATCGCTTTCCTGACCCATCTCGCCGAGATCGTCGGGCCGGAAGCGCGCTTCGTGCACCAGGGCATGACCTCCTCCGACGTGCTGGACACCTGCCTCAACGTGCAGCTCGTGCGCGCCGCCGATCTCTTGATCGCCGATGTCGACAAGGTGCTCGCCGCGCTGAAGAAGCGCGCCTTCGAGCACAAGATGACGCCTTCGATCGGTCGCTCCCACGGCATCCATGCCGAGCCCGTCACTTTCGGATTGAAGCTTGCCTACGCCTATGCGGAATTCTCCCGCGCCCGCGAGCGGCTGGTATCGGCCCGCAAGGAAGTCGCGACCTGCGCCATTTCCGGCGCGGTCGGCACCTTCGCCCAGATCGACCCGCGCGTCGAAGCCCATGTCGCCAAAGCCATGGGCCTCATCGTCGAGCCGATCTCGACCCAGGTGATCCCGCGCGACCGCCATGCGATGTATTTTGCCACCCTTGGCGTGGTTGCGTCCTCGATCGAGCGGCTGGCGACCGAGATCCGTCACATGCAGCGCACCGAGGTGCTGGAGGCGGAGGAGTTCTTCTCCGAGGGCCAGAAGGGCTCGTCGGCGATGCCGCACAAGCGCAACCCGGTGCTCTCGGAAAACCTCACCGGCCTGGCGCGCATGGTGCGCGCCTATGTGACGCCGGCGCTGGAAAACGTCGTGCTCTGGCACGAGCGCGACATCTCGCATTCTTCCGTCGAGCGGATGATCGGCCCCGATGCAACGGTGACGCTGGATTTCGCGCTCAACCGGCTGGCCGGCCTGATCGACAAGCTCCTGGTCTATCCGGCCAACATGCAGAAGAACCTCGACCGCCTCGGCGGGCTCGTGCATTCGCAGCGTGTCCTGATCGCGCTGACGCAGAAGGGCGCGAGCCGCGAGGATGCCTACCGCTTCGTGCAGCGCAACGCGATGCCGGTGTGGCGCGGTGAAGGCGACTTCAAGACGCTGCTGAAGAACGACGCCGACGTGAAGAAATATTTGAGCGACGCCGAGATCGAGGAGCAGTTCGACCTCGGCTATCACCTCAAGCACGTCGACACGATCTTCCGCCGCGTGTTCGGCAAGGCGTGA
- a CDS encoding DUF2235 domain-containing protein has protein sequence MARNIVLLSDGTGNSAAALLKTNVWRLFQVLDLRDVERQIAFYDDGVGTSSFKLFAILGGVFGFGLKRNVLAIYSFCCRNYRPGDSIYCFGFSRGAFTIRIVAGLIATQGLVPYDNNEADLARFAADAYRAYRRRFNGGILKFLGHFGIDLRGFRDVLIRLWRRITGKAVRVEAMIDVESIRFVGVWDTVAAYGGPIQEMTRAIDYWIWPLSMPDQFMNAKVHRACHALALEEERDAFSPVIWDERYVRGAAEVEGSAKKTWLFDINYDPRGAAARRADPPPHLRTDLPACDRERISQVWFTGVHSDIGGGYPQNGLSYVALDWMMDRARPYGLLYLDDQRDAVLDPRIDPYDKLNDSRKGLAGYYRYKPRNLLEIYSEPPYKLSLRDDARRIWRMLFHRKDPQREILADLHPSLRDRVAGRVPAPPNPTIHGAVFQRMLAGTDRYAPVVIPAHYRYLDEAATAVEGTHAPDQGELRSHVQDDVWDWIWLRRVAYFLTVFATLFVAAIPFFVIYAPGFGLDLVGSFVNPVVNAAASFLPGMLDPWFVAFRNAPGFVLIGGVAAALFLYAGTVLRQTVRDVARIAWYSPRGYRELTGWRAFVYRLRRRSEYRAAFYLLTHWILPAAIMWWLFWWLAFGTANTLGLICKSTGGGLEVRETEIQAQASANYDNVFRTKKLCYPTGLKVKHGEQYQVALTVPADDPWIDRDIPTDPTGFARSRWTQLPGVPFKRLIWSNWFAPILRVGSTGFEEHLPAFRQDPADGRRWVANFTARSDGEVFVYVNDTSIFFPWLFTAFYDNNLGSATVTLKKL, from the coding sequence ATGGCGAGGAACATCGTCCTGTTGTCGGACGGCACCGGCAACAGCGCGGCCGCGCTCCTCAAGACCAATGTCTGGCGCCTGTTTCAGGTTCTCGACCTGCGCGATGTCGAACGCCAGATCGCCTTCTATGACGACGGCGTCGGCACCTCATCGTTCAAGCTGTTCGCGATTCTGGGGGGCGTTTTCGGCTTCGGACTGAAGCGCAACGTGCTTGCGATCTACAGCTTCTGTTGCCGCAACTACCGGCCCGGCGACAGCATCTACTGCTTCGGTTTCAGCCGCGGCGCCTTCACCATCCGCATCGTGGCGGGACTGATCGCTACGCAGGGGCTCGTTCCCTACGACAACAACGAGGCGGATCTGGCGCGCTTTGCCGCCGACGCCTACCGCGCCTATCGCCGCCGCTTCAACGGCGGCATCCTGAAGTTTCTCGGCCATTTCGGCATCGACCTGCGCGGCTTTCGTGACGTCCTGATCCGCCTCTGGCGCCGCATCACGGGCAAGGCCGTGCGCGTCGAAGCGATGATCGATGTCGAGAGCATCCGCTTCGTGGGAGTCTGGGACACGGTCGCCGCCTATGGCGGGCCGATCCAGGAGATGACGCGCGCCATCGACTACTGGATCTGGCCATTGTCGATGCCGGACCAGTTCATGAACGCGAAGGTCCATCGCGCCTGCCATGCGCTCGCCTTGGAGGAGGAGCGCGACGCCTTCAGCCCGGTGATCTGGGACGAGCGCTATGTTCGCGGCGCGGCCGAGGTCGAGGGGAGTGCGAAGAAGACCTGGCTGTTCGACATCAACTACGATCCGCGCGGCGCGGCGGCAAGGCGCGCCGATCCGCCGCCGCATTTGCGGACCGACCTGCCGGCTTGCGATCGCGAGCGCATCAGCCAGGTCTGGTTCACCGGCGTGCATTCGGATATCGGCGGCGGCTATCCGCAGAACGGGCTGTCCTACGTTGCGCTGGACTGGATGATGGATCGCGCCAGGCCCTATGGGCTGCTCTATCTCGACGATCAGCGCGACGCCGTGCTCGATCCCCGGATCGATCCGTACGACAAGCTCAACGATTCCCGCAAGGGTCTGGCGGGCTACTATCGCTACAAGCCGCGCAACCTGCTCGAGATCTACAGCGAGCCGCCCTACAAGCTGTCGCTGCGCGACGATGCACGGCGGATCTGGCGCATGCTGTTCCACCGGAAAGATCCACAACGCGAGATCCTGGCGGACCTGCATCCGAGCCTGCGCGACAGGGTCGCGGGCAGGGTGCCGGCCCCGCCGAATCCGACGATCCACGGGGCAGTGTTCCAGCGCATGCTTGCGGGCACCGACCGCTACGCGCCCGTCGTCATTCCCGCGCACTACAGATATCTCGACGAGGCCGCAACGGCGGTCGAAGGGACGCATGCGCCGGACCAGGGTGAGCTGCGCTCCCATGTCCAGGATGACGTCTGGGACTGGATCTGGCTGCGCCGCGTCGCCTATTTCCTCACCGTGTTCGCCACGCTGTTCGTCGCCGCCATTCCGTTCTTCGTGATCTATGCGCCGGGCTTCGGGCTCGACCTGGTCGGCTCCTTCGTCAATCCGGTCGTCAATGCGGCCGCCTCGTTCCTGCCGGGCATGCTCGATCCCTGGTTCGTCGCCTTTCGCAACGCGCCCGGCTTCGTGCTGATCGGCGGCGTCGCTGCCGCCCTGTTCCTGTACGCCGGGACGGTGCTGCGACAGACGGTGCGCGACGTCGCCCGCATCGCCTGGTATTCGCCGCGGGGCTATCGCGAACTGACCGGCTGGCGGGCATTCGTCTATCGCTTGCGCCGGCGCAGCGAGTACCGCGCAGCGTTCTATCTGCTGACGCACTGGATCCTGCCGGCCGCCATCATGTGGTGGCTGTTCTGGTGGCTTGCGTTCGGCACCGCGAACACGCTCGGCCTGATCTGCAAGAGCACTGGCGGCGGGCTCGAGGTGAGAGAAACCGAAATCCAGGCTCAGGCGTCGGCCAACTACGACAACGTCTTCCGCACAAAAAAACTGTGCTATCCCACGGGCCTCAAGGTCAAACACGGCGAGCAGTACCAGGTCGCGCTGACGGTGCCTGCCGACGATCCCTGGATCGATCGGGACATCCCGACCGATCCGACCGGATTTGCCCGCTCGCGCTGGACGCAATTACCGGGTGTGCCGTTCAAGCGGCTGATCTGGTCGAACTGGTTCGCGCCGATCCTGCGCGTCGGCAGCACGGGATTCGAGGAACATCTGCCTGCGTTCAGGCAGGACCCCGCGGATGGCCGCCGCTGGGTTGCGAATTTCACTGCCCGCAGCGACGGCGAGGTGTTCGTCTACGTCAACGACACCTCGATCTTCTTCCCGTGGTTGTTCACGGCCTTCTACGACAACAACCTGGGATCGGCGACCGTTACGCTGAAAAAACTATAG
- a CDS encoding cytochrome b, with amino-acid sequence MIRNSRSNWGTISRAFHWILGIAIIGMIAYGWWMNHIPARADRLFYRSIHADIGYLVLLLTVIRLLWRGVNPTPAMPKDMPRWQSLVAQVNHWLLYGCTILVAMLGWAHSGAHTPSYASFFGLFNVPQFTSPDKAAANAYEDRHILFAYVLLALVVLHVAAAIWHHFVKRDQVALRMIRGTSS; translated from the coding sequence ATGATACGTAATTCGCGGTCGAACTGGGGCACAATCTCGCGCGCCTTTCACTGGATTCTGGGCATCGCGATCATCGGCATGATCGCCTATGGCTGGTGGATGAATCACATTCCAGCGCGCGCCGACCGCCTGTTCTATCGCTCGATCCACGCCGACATCGGCTATCTCGTGCTGTTGCTGACGGTGATCCGCCTGCTCTGGCGCGGCGTCAATCCGACCCCGGCGATGCCAAAGGATATGCCGCGCTGGCAGAGCTTGGTGGCTCAGGTCAATCACTGGCTGCTCTATGGCTGCACCATCCTTGTCGCGATGCTCGGCTGGGCGCATTCGGGCGCGCACACGCCGAGCTATGCGAGCTTTTTCGGCCTGTTCAACGTGCCGCAGTTCACCTCGCCCGACAAGGCGGCGGCGAACGCCTACGAGGATCGCCACATCCTGTTCGCCTATGTGCTGCTGGCGCTGGTCGTGCTGCACGTCGCCGCGGCAATCTGGCATCATTTCGTCAAGCGTGACCAGGTGGCGCTGCGGATGATCAGGGGCACGTCGAGCTGA
- the murI gene encoding glutamate racemase — translation MAGFPTILVFDSGLGGLTVLREIVAARPDAHYVYVADDAFFPYGHHGEDAIVARVVPLIGDLIAAHRPDLVVIACNTASTLVMSYLREAYKIPFVGTVPAIKPACAQSRTKRVSVLGTKGTVKREYTRALIRDFAQGCEVTLVGSPELASLAEAALSGHEVGDGEILAELEPCFVGAADDETARTDTIVLACTHYPLLLERLTRLAPWPVDWIDPAPAIARRVVDLIGKPGRQSDKAGAEMIFTSNRPHTLSRALMPFFGGRVPA, via the coding sequence GTGGCAGGCTTTCCAACCATTCTGGTATTCGATTCCGGTCTCGGCGGCCTCACCGTGCTGCGCGAGATCGTCGCAGCGCGCCCGGACGCGCATTACGTCTACGTCGCCGACGATGCGTTCTTCCCCTATGGCCATCACGGCGAGGACGCGATCGTCGCGCGCGTGGTGCCGCTGATCGGCGACCTGATCGCAGCCCATCGTCCAGACCTCGTGGTGATCGCCTGCAACACCGCCTCCACCCTCGTGATGTCCTATCTGCGCGAGGCCTACAAAATTCCCTTTGTCGGCACCGTGCCGGCCATCAAGCCGGCCTGCGCGCAGTCGAGGACCAAGCGCGTCTCCGTGCTCGGCACCAAGGGCACCGTGAAGCGCGAATATACCAGGGCCCTGATCCGCGACTTCGCGCAGGGTTGCGAGGTGACGCTGGTGGGCTCGCCCGAGCTTGCTTCACTGGCGGAAGCCGCGCTCAGCGGCCACGAGGTCGGCGACGGGGAGATCCTCGCCGAGCTCGAACCGTGCTTCGTCGGCGCGGCCGACGACGAAACCGCGCGCACCGACACCATCGTGCTCGCCTGCACGCATTATCCGCTCTTGCTCGAGCGCCTGACCCGCCTTGCACCCTGGCCAGTCGACTGGATCGATCCGGCGCCTGCGATCGCGCGCCGCGTGGTCGATCTGATCGGCAAGCCCGGCCGCCAGAGCGACAAGGCCGGTGCCGAGATGATCTTCACCTCGAACCGGCCGCACACGCTGAGCCGCGCCCTGATGCCGTTCTTCGGCGGCCGCGTGCCCGCCTGA
- a CDS encoding aldolase/citrate lyase family protein, whose translation MSATPIPLNRLRQEWREGRPTFGAIATIPSIQTVQIMARSGLDWIIVDLEHGPIDLSAAHGMITATSGTPCVPFARIAANEPWLAKAPMDIGALGINFPMICSREEAEKAVRAVRYPPRGERLWGPFHTPFRWGVSMADYMATADDDMICMITIEHVEAVNRIDEIMATPGIDVAVIGPGDLATSINKRGQMDDPELLELMARAEAGILKSGVVIGGVARTAEQANRMIDRGYLALALGFDWSLFQRGIAASLEGIRR comes from the coding sequence ATGTCTGCGACACCGATCCCGCTCAACCGTCTGCGGCAGGAATGGCGCGAGGGCCGTCCCACCTTCGGGGCGATCGCGACGATCCCGAGCATCCAGACCGTGCAGATCATGGCGCGCTCCGGGCTCGACTGGATCATCGTCGATCTCGAGCATGGTCCGATCGACCTCTCCGCTGCGCATGGGATGATCACGGCGACATCGGGCACGCCCTGCGTGCCGTTCGCGCGGATCGCCGCCAACGAGCCATGGCTCGCCAAGGCGCCGATGGATATCGGCGCGCTCGGCATCAATTTTCCGATGATCTGCAGCCGCGAAGAAGCCGAGAAGGCGGTGCGTGCCGTGCGCTATCCGCCCAGGGGCGAGCGGCTCTGGGGGCCGTTCCACACCCCGTTCCGCTGGGGCGTCTCGATGGCCGACTACATGGCGACCGCCGACGACGACATGATCTGCATGATCACGATCGAGCATGTCGAGGCGGTGAACCGCATCGACGAGATCATGGCAACGCCCGGCATCGACGTTGCCGTGATCGGGCCCGGCGATCTCGCGACCTCGATCAACAAGCGCGGCCAGATGGACGATCCCGAGCTGCTCGAGCTGATGGCCCGTGCGGAAGCCGGCATCCTCAAAAGCGGCGTCGTGATCGGCGGTGTGGCCCGCACCGCGGAGCAGGCCAACCGCATGATCGACCGCGGCTACCTTGCGCTCGCGCTGGGCTTCGATTGGTCGCTGTTCCAGCGCGGCATCGCCGCAAGCCTCGAGGGCATCCGGCGCTAG
- a CDS encoding cupin domain-containing protein produces the protein MLKKFVLAFSITALAFAGAAIAQQGGIKRTPLQKVEFPDGYVTVTGIAEIPAGGAAGRHTHPGIETGYVLEGEADLLIEGQPPLHLKAGDSYQIPAGAIHDAKVSGDKSTKVLGVYVVDKTRPLASPAP, from the coding sequence ATGCTCAAGAAGTTTGTTTTAGCATTTTCCATCACGGCGCTCGCATTCGCCGGCGCCGCCATCGCCCAGCAAGGCGGCATCAAGCGCACCCCACTGCAGAAGGTCGAATTCCCCGACGGGTATGTCACAGTGACCGGCATCGCCGAGATTCCGGCCGGCGGCGCCGCGGGGCGTCACACCCATCCCGGAATCGAGACCGGCTACGTGCTGGAGGGCGAAGCCGATCTCTTGATCGAGGGGCAGCCGCCGCTGCACCTGAAGGCCGGCGATTCCTACCAGATTCCGGCGGGCGCCATTCACGATGCCAAGGTGTCGGGCGACAAGTCGACGAAAGTGCTGGGAGTCTATGTGGTGGACAAGACCAGGCCGCTGGCCTCGCCCGCGCCTTGA